A segment of the Bacteriovorax sp. PP10 genome:
AAATGTTTAAAAAATTAGTTAAATAATAAAAAAGGCCCTCGAAAGAGGGCCTTTTTTATTTCTGACTTAGTTTATTTTTTTTAAAATCATCAACCACATGTTCAAACGTTTTCTTCCCATTCATGTAGTGAATACATTTCCCATCCGCATGCAATTCAATCGTCCCTTTTACTTCAGATCCTAAGGGCATTGAGAGGGCATTAGTGTTGTTATTTTTAGTAATGACACCATCGATATAGATATTTTTAATAATGTCTTTATCGAACTGATACAAGCTTCTCTGAGTGGCGATGTAATGTGGGTCCATGACTGATGGCCTAACTGTTTCGTGACAAAGCCCAACCAGGTGACCAAGTTCATGTAGAAGAATTGTTGGTAGGTCGTAAGTAAAATAACCAGCATTGGCCATAACGATGCTCGATCCAAAGTCGCGGTAGTTAACCATGATATCGGCGTGAGTAAGATCGATATACTGTCCAAGTCCAGGTGTGCTGGTAACGACACCGTAGAACTGTGTGATGGCAATGGCACCAGATGAAATTCCAGTGAACCATTGATGAGATTTATAAATTCCAATTTCACCATCTCTAAAACTTGCAGTATCTGCAAAACCAGTTGTTGCGGCCACTGGGAAAGGGACTGTTAAAAGAGTTTTGGGAGAAGCGGCCACGTTCCACACTTGTGCCATTTGCTCAAAGCGATTAAGCCCGTTTACTTCATGAGCGGGAATGATGTCTCCAGCGAATTCTGAAGAGAGTTTAATTGTAAGAGGTAGTCTGGAGTCACTCCATTTTCCTATTAAGCAAGAAGAGCCAGTAACAGCACCTAGCGCCGATTGTGTCGTCGTCGTGGACTGCTTGCAGGCCGTAAGTAGGAGAGTGAATGTGAAGAGAAATAAGAGCTTCTTCATTACCCTTATTATCGGGCAACAGTGGAAGAAAATGAGGGCAAAAGTTAAAGCTTAGGCCTAACTTTTGCCCTATGATGAAATTACTTAGTGTTGGCCTTTTTATGGTCAGCTAAAAACGTCTCTAAACCAGCTGTAGTCAAAGGATGTTTATACAGGGATTTGATAACAGAAAGTGGCATTGTCCCTACGTCCGCCCCAATTAGAGCTACTTCTCTAACGTGAGTCACGTTACGGATACTTGCTGCCAGGATCTTTGTTTGGAATCCGTAGATGTCGTACATTTGGCGGATTTCAGTGATCAGGTCTAATCCGTTTTGACCGATGTCATCCAGTCTTCCGATAAATGGAGAGATATAAGTCGCTCCCACTTTTGCGGCCAATAGGGCCTGATTCATTGAAAAGCAAAGAGTCACGTTTGTCTTAATACCTTTTGCAGAAAAGTGCTTACAAGCAGCGATTCCAGCTTCTGTTAATGGAAGCTTGATAACCACGTTTTTATGGATTTTAGAAAGCTCTTCACCTTCTTTAATCATACCATCTACGTCGGTTGCTATAACTTCAGCAGAAATCGGCCCGTCGATGATTTCTGAGATTTCTTTGATAACGTCTTCTTGTTTGCGTCCCGTTTTAGCAATTAAAGATGGGTTAGTTGTCACTCCATCAATAATACCCAACGAAACTGCTTCCTTAATTTCTGCAATTACACCTGTATCTAGAAAAAATTCCATAAATCCTCCATAAAAATATATGCAATGAGAGTACTGCTAGGGGTTTGGTTCATCAAGTTTTTCCCACTGGGAGAGAAAAAAAAGTGCGCTATACTAGGAGTATGAAGTCAATTTTGCTTTCTTTATTAGTGCTCACGATCAACTCATCAAATGCTATTGAGTCCAAAGAGTCGCGCGCTCTTAATAGTTTGACGGTGCGTTCAGACGCCAAAAACAATGTTCCGAGAACAACACTTAAGATTGATGCTGACTCTTTCTACGATATTAAGTTCGACTACGATACATTCTCAGGGCGTGTCACAGATAGAGATGCAACTTCTTCAATTGTAAAAATCTCCAGCGAAAATAAAAACACAAAGTTTTTCCGTGCAGGGGATTTAGTCGAATTTAAAATTCAAAATAATAAAGAAGGTGAGTACTGCCAGGGCTACGTTCGAAGCCTGGAGCCCGATTACTTTGTTATGTACGCGAAAGATCTTTTCCCATGTTTCCCGAAAGAAGAATACTTCCGTCGTGGAACAGTATTGTTAATGCATTCTGAAAAACTGGGCCAACGTGTTCGCGAAGCTTCAGTTTACAGAGCAAGTTTATTAAATAAGAAAAAAGATTTCATGACTCAGTTAAACGATATCAACAACGGCATCTGGAACTTTGAAGAAAGAAAAGTCATGATGGCCGCAGATTTTGATCGTCGTATTGCGGAGATGGAAAAAGAAAAGTTGCGAGCTCTTGATGAACTTTTAACAAATAAGAACGATGAGATTAAGCTTCAACGTGAACTAGCTTTCAGATTAGATAACGTTGATAAAGAATTAGATTTCTACCGTATTGAAAAACATGAACTGATGTTTGATAGATGGCATCTTGATAAAGATTTAGGTTACCCGGTTTACGATAAACCAGAAGAGATCAGACCGACTCGCGCTAGTGGTGAAAAATTTATCGTTGATTAGTTATCGTTTAAAAGATCTTGATACTTAGATCTTGCAAGCTCAAGCTGGCCAGACTCTGCCAGCTTAATTAAATTCACAATTTTTTCATTCCAATAAGCTGAGATACCACTGCTTTTTGCAAGCGTTGTAATTTCTCCATTCAAAAATTCAATCTCTGTTTTTCTCTTAAGCTCTAGATCCTGCCACATTGATAAACGTGCTTGTGGGTCGATTTTAAGCTCTGCTTTTGCCACAATGTTATAAATGGCGTCTGGTAAATTTAATATGAAAGGGAAGGCCCCTATTGGCAGAGGAGAGCTGTTTTTAATTTTGATTGAATTCTTATCCAAAACAAATAAGGCCTCTTTGATAACTTTAGAAAGTAGTTGGCGCTCTTTTTTATTTCTGAGTTGTTCAATAAGAGGGACATTGGAAAGTGCATTGATGGCATTATTCAAATTTTTAATCAGTTTCCCGTATTGAATCTCAAGAATGTTCTCTACGACTTCAGCTTGTAGACCTTCAATTCCTGCTACATTTTCACTGAGATAAACATGACCGCTTGAAGTTTGTTTAAAATGTGAACCTTTATCAATTTGAATAATATTACAAAGAACCATGCCACTCACAATTTTATTAGCAGGTAAGGCCGCTTTTAAAACCTTCGCGTTGCTTAATCCATTTTGCAAACTAAGGATCACCGTCTCTTTTGTGATCTTAGATTTTATTTCATTGATGGCCGACAGAGTGTCATGAGATTTCGTCGTGATAATAACCAGATCAAGCACAGGAAGCTCTGCAGGCGATTCTACCCAGTTTATTTTTTTAGCTTCGTGATGAATGGAGTGGTTTTCAAGTGACGTCACTGTAAGCCCTGAAGCTTTTATTTTCTCACCGAGACGAGCACGTCCTAAAAAGAAAACATCAGGATTGGATTTCAGCAAATATCCACCGACGAAACATCCAACGGCACCCGCACCAATGATTCCAATTTTAAAGGTCATGGTAGGGCTCAGCGTTTTTTACGATTTCCATTTCTTCATTGAGTCTTTTTAACCAGAAGTCTTGCAGCCAACTATAGGCCTCAGTTAATGTCTTATGTGGCCTTTTAAAACCGGTTGGTTGTTTACTTACCTTTAGCATTGCATACAAAAGATAAGGAACGTAATCGACTTTTTTTCTTAAATAAGAAGAGGGCACCATCGGAATTCCACGATCGTGATGGAAATTGAACATAAAAAATCCAATCGCGTATTTCAATTCTTTATTATCGATTTTTTTTCGTTCAGCATCTAACTCTATTTTCCAGCGGTCCATTCTTTTTTGAAGTTGTGCGTACTGCCCTTCTGAAAGATCGTATTTGGCCATATATTGCAAGCGTTCTTCATAGATGGCCGAAGAGTGTCTTAAATCATGGAGCCAGAAGTCACCCGATGGTCTGACAAATCCATCTGCCGCAGCAGGGTTAAGGGAGATACCATTGATATAAATATCATGGGCAAGAAGCCTCATGAAAATATCCGGGCCAAGATGATCTGGTGTCGGTAGGGATAAGATTTTAAACTCATCCTCGTCGGCAAAAGCTTTCTCAAATACGGGTTCTGCACTGATAAAGCCTTCAACAGGACTATGTTTATGGAAGACTTTAAAGTTTCGTTCTTTATAGAGTGAGTACTCTTCTTCAACCGTAAGTTTATTGTAACCTTGTAAGTGGCGGTCAATCGCCAGCATAATGCGGTCTCTGATATTTAATTTCTTTTCATCAAACATCCCGGCCATTCGTGAATAGAAGAAACTAATTTCCTGAAGAGCACGGTAGTCGATTGCTTGATTTTGAAGATAAGAATCTAATTCAACTTTAACTTCTTCGAGGTATTTCAGACCAAGTTCCTGGTCTTCGAGAAGTTTTTTCTTGGCAAATAATTGAGGGAATTTTGCTTTAAACCATTCAGGGGCCATACTATTTTCGTCTGCCAATTTTAAGCGATCAATATTTGCAATGAATTCTCCTTCTTTAATATCCAGCTGATTTCTCAATTCTTTTATAACGGGCATTCCATATTCACTGAAATCAAATCGGTAAGGGTCATTGGGAGTTAATGCTTTTTGAGCAATAAATCTGGCCTTGATTCTTTCAAAGTAATCTTTCGGATCTTTTAAAATAGCTTCGAAGTTTGGATACTTTTCTGAAAATTTTAAGTTGGTATCGACGTAGGCCTTTTGGTCCATCAACTCTTTTGTAATCTCGAGACAACTTTTATCAATTGAGGCGAGGGATCGCTCTTGAACTGTCGAATCGACAGGTGCAGTTGAGCAAGAGATGAAAAGAGAAAGTAATAGAAAATACAGTATTGTTTTCATAAGAGCTTATCGGTTTTTTGGAGATTTTTATGAGAAGAGCAGGAAGACTGAGAGGATTAATCGGACAATTGTTGTTGTAATTAATTTAGAAACAAAAAGGCCCTCTTTCGAGGGCCTTTAAAATTAGTGCTTTCTATAGTTATTGTAGATGTCTTCCAGAATGTCTTCGTTATAAAGAAAATTCGGAGCATGCTCAATATAAAGTTTCAGGTCGTATGATGGAGCTAGTCCCAACCATTCTTTAATTAAAGAAGACCCTTTTTCTTGCTGAATCCATTTAAAGATACAAGCTTGGCGAAGTGACTTCGGAGTTAATGTAATCATTAACTTGTTTCTATAGTCTTCGAATATGATTTCAATTCCTCTAGGCGAAAGACCTCCAGAAATAATTCTGTATGGGTTTGCATAGAATAGAAGATTATCAAATTGAATTTGAGATTTTGTTTTCATCTCATCAAGGATGACCTGGTAGTCATTGTAAACTTTTTCGAAAATCTTCGGAAGAGTTACAGTGTAGGCATCTCTTTTGGGATGGTGGATTAGCACGCGTGCTTCACCATTGATGATTGTGATGTCAGTCGCTTTTAGCTCTGATAAATCAGAAACTTTTAAACCAGCTCCGAAGATAAGAAGGAAAAGAATTTTATTTCTTTTGCTTAGTAGCTCCTGAATTTTATCTTGCGAGTGAGACTCTTCAACTAAATAAGTCCAAAGAGTTTTAACATCGATAAATGGAGTCGGGCGTGGGATGTCTAAAAACTTCGGCGAAGTAGGTAGTTTTCTCACTGGGTTTGACGTCACTAAAGATTTGTTTAAAAGGAAGTCGAAGAAAATTCTAAGCGCTTGAACGCGTCTTCTTCTTGAGTTGTCCGAAGAGTATTTATTTTCAAGATACTTTCCGTAGTTAGTAACTAAAGACTGATCAAAATTCTTAACTGCTACAGAAGCGTATTCTGTATTCAGGTAAAAGTTAAAACAATCTAAGTCAGTTTTGTAGTTCTTAAGCGTGTTTTGGCTTTTTCCCTGAGTTCTCAGGTTTCTGTAAAATTCTTGTTGTAGCTCGAATAATTCAGGGCCAGGCGTGCTTGTGATCAGAGGAGCGCTCTGGTCAACGCCGATAGCGGGGTCAAATGTTGTGTTTGTACTCATAATTAAATCGTCTCTCTAGAAAGTGTGTGTGTGTGAAGACTAATTTCAAAGTGTTAGGGGGGCATAGTATCAAAGCTTATAAATATTAACAACCCAAAAAAGAGATTCTTGATAACGCACGAGAGAAGTGATAAAAAACGCACTGAGATAAAAACATTCAAATATAGTGAGCTTCCCAGTGCAAGAGACGACCTTTAATTCAGCAAATCAGGCAGATGGCGCCGTCCATTTTTCTGATACACAAGCGTGGCTGAATGCACTTTATACTGAAGCGTCACTCAAAAAATTCGATCAAAACGAGCTGTATCATATTATTTCTAGCGAAATTAATTTTGAAACTCTTGAACAAAACATCAATTATAAATTCCAAGATAAGAAAAATTTGATTCTAGCTTTAATGCAATCAACTTTTTGTTACGAAATGAAAGATCCTAATCTTCAATCAAATGAGCGCCTGGAATTTTTAGGTGATTCATTAATCAACTTTATCGTTGGTAAAAACCTGTTCCATAAATACCTCAGCAACAACGAAGGGGACCTCTCAAAACTTCGTGGGGCCCTTGTAAACGAAGAAAAGCTAGCAACCCTGGCACGCACTATTAGTTTAGG
Coding sequences within it:
- the rnc gene encoding ribonuclease III — encoded protein: MSFPVQETTFNSANQADGAVHFSDTQAWLNALYTEASLKKFDQNELYHIISSEINFETLEQNINYKFQDKKNLILALMQSTFCYEMKDPNLQSNERLEFLGDSLINFIVGKNLFHKYLSNNEGDLSKLRGALVNEEKLATLARTISLGPYIFLGKGELKSAGNDKDSILADTFEALFAAIYFDCGNQVEVLERTFTHIVILFEKKHTKDFYSMDQLEVFDTKSKLQELTMASHGLFPTYRSIELPNNGGFTVEIWLGQKKLAEMTGPSKKKIEKLLAKKIIDEKLY
- a CDS encoding tyrosine-type recombinase/integrase — translated: MSTNTTFDPAIGVDQSAPLITSTPGPELFELQQEFYRNLRTQGKSQNTLKNYKTDLDCFNFYLNTEYASVAVKNFDQSLVTNYGKYLENKYSSDNSRRRRVQALRIFFDFLLNKSLVTSNPVRKLPTSPKFLDIPRPTPFIDVKTLWTYLVEESHSQDKIQELLSKRNKILFLLIFGAGLKVSDLSELKATDITIINGEARVLIHHPKRDAYTVTLPKIFEKVYNDYQVILDEMKTKSQIQFDNLLFYANPYRIISGGLSPRGIEIIFEDYRNKLMITLTPKSLRQACIFKWIQQEKGSSLIKEWLGLAPSYDLKLYIEHAPNFLYNEDILEDIYNNYRKH
- the fsa gene encoding fructose-6-phosphate aldolase, with translation MEFFLDTGVIAEIKEAVSLGIIDGVTTNPSLIAKTGRKQEDVIKEISEIIDGPISAEVIATDVDGMIKEGEELSKIHKNVVIKLPLTEAGIAACKHFSAKGIKTNVTLCFSMNQALLAAKVGATYISPFIGRLDDIGQNGLDLITEIRQMYDIYGFQTKILAASIRNVTHVREVALIGADVGTMPLSVIKSLYKHPLTTAGLETFLADHKKANTK
- a CDS encoding matrixin family metalloprotease, which translates into the protein MKKLLFLFTFTLLLTACKQSTTTTQSALGAVTGSSCLIGKWSDSRLPLTIKLSSEFAGDIIPAHEVNGLNRFEQMAQVWNVAASPKTLLTVPFPVAATTGFADTASFRDGEIGIYKSHQWFTGISSGAIAITQFYGVVTSTPGLGQYIDLTHADIMVNYRDFGSSIVMANAGYFTYDLPTILLHELGHLVGLCHETVRPSVMDPHYIATQRSLYQFDKDIIKNIYIDGVITKNNNTNALSMPLGSEVKGTIELHADGKCIHYMNGKKTFEHVVDDFKKNKLSQK
- a CDS encoding 2-dehydropantoate 2-reductase, which codes for MTFKIGIIGAGAVGCFVGGYLLKSNPDVFFLGRARLGEKIKASGLTVTSLENHSIHHEAKKINWVESPAELPVLDLVIITTKSHDTLSAINEIKSKITKETVILSLQNGLSNAKVLKAALPANKIVSGMVLCNIIQIDKGSHFKQTSSGHVYLSENVAGIEGLQAEVVENILEIQYGKLIKNLNNAINALSNVPLIEQLRNKKERQLLSKVIKEALFVLDKNSIKIKNSSPLPIGAFPFILNLPDAIYNIVAKAELKIDPQARLSMWQDLELKRKTEIEFLNGEITTLAKSSGISAYWNEKIVNLIKLAESGQLELARSKYQDLLNDN